From a single Anaerolineaceae bacterium oral taxon 439 genomic region:
- a CDS encoding xylulokinase, which translates to MSCLLGIDLGTSGLKAILANDSGRILANAYRAYSFDSPSPGYAEQDPEVWWRACREALSSVLTESAVDPAEIRGLSFSGQMHGLVALDEHGNVVRPAILHCDARSSAEIDEIRAAFSESERSEFFMNPIFTGFLMVSLLWVRKNEPENYARIRKVCLPKDHLRYKLTGIVSSDYSDASATLAFDIPNRSWSSAILDRLSLPRELFPDCDETIAPVAPVSRTAALETGLSETTVVVAGGGDQVMQSIGNGLISDGDGSVNIGSSGQVSFQLGKPFLNPALNSNMFCAYDRDRWIMFGATMSAGLSLKWWNRIIQQSSYEELNHEIGKIQPGSGGLLFFPYLNGERTPHVNPNISGTLMGFNHTTSRFAIARAVMEGVAFSLKDCLDICMGAGFLPNRLVASGGGARSPQWLQIQADILGLPLVVSRSEEQAGMGAVIAAGTGSGVFHDIREAIGVFVRYQDQTIEPAPDARRIYTELHEIYKDAYRRMAPALEALTVFGRRQEARAFVN; encoded by the coding sequence ATGAGCTGCCTGTTAGGAATCGATCTTGGAACGTCAGGGCTGAAAGCGATCCTGGCGAACGATTCGGGACGTATTCTCGCGAACGCCTATCGTGCCTATTCATTCGATTCGCCGTCCCCAGGCTACGCCGAGCAGGATCCCGAAGTCTGGTGGCGCGCCTGTCGCGAAGCGCTTTCGTCCGTCCTGACCGAAAGCGCGGTCGATCCCGCCGAAATCCGGGGGCTTAGCTTTTCAGGTCAGATGCATGGGCTGGTCGCGCTGGATGAGCATGGAAACGTCGTTCGCCCTGCAATTCTGCACTGCGACGCGCGGTCGAGCGCTGAAATCGACGAAATCCGCGCCGCCTTCAGCGAATCCGAACGCAGTGAATTTTTTATGAACCCGATTTTCACCGGTTTCCTGATGGTTTCGCTGCTTTGGGTCCGGAAGAATGAGCCGGAAAACTACGCCCGGATCCGAAAAGTATGCCTGCCGAAAGATCACCTGCGTTATAAGCTGACCGGGATCGTTTCGTCCGATTATTCCGACGCCTCAGCGACGCTCGCGTTCGATATCCCGAACCGGAGCTGGTCCAGCGCAATTCTCGATCGTCTGAGTCTTCCGCGCGAACTGTTCCCGGACTGCGACGAGACGATCGCGCCGGTCGCGCCGGTTTCCCGGACCGCAGCACTGGAAACGGGGCTGTCGGAAACGACGGTCGTCGTTGCCGGCGGCGGGGATCAGGTCATGCAGTCGATCGGCAACGGACTGATTTCAGACGGAGACGGAAGCGTCAATATCGGATCGAGCGGTCAGGTCAGCTTCCAGCTTGGGAAACCGTTCCTGAACCCGGCGCTGAACTCGAATATGTTCTGCGCGTATGATCGCGACCGCTGGATCATGTTCGGCGCGACGATGAGCGCGGGATTGTCGCTGAAATGGTGGAACCGGATCATTCAGCAGTCCAGCTATGAAGAGTTGAACCATGAAATCGGGAAGATCCAGCCTGGAAGCGGCGGCCTGCTGTTTTTCCCGTACCTGAACGGCGAACGCACGCCGCACGTTAACCCGAATATCAGCGGAACGCTCATGGGGTTCAATCACACGACGAGCCGATTCGCGATCGCGCGCGCCGTAATGGAAGGCGTCGCGTTTTCTCTGAAGGACTGCCTGGATATCTGCATGGGCGCGGGTTTCCTTCCCAACCGACTGGTCGCGTCAGGCGGCGGCGCGCGCAGCCCGCAATGGCTCCAGATTCAGGCGGATATTCTGGGATTGCCGCTGGTCGTTTCGCGATCCGAGGAGCAGGCAGGCATGGGAGCGGTTATCGCCGCGGGTACCGGAAGCGGGGTCTTTCATGATATTCGCGAGGCGATCGGGGTTTTCGTCCGGTACCAGGACCAAACGATCGAACCGGCCCCGGACGCACGGCGAATTTACACGGAGCTGCATGAAATTTACAAAGACGCTTATCGGCGGATGGCTCCCGCGCTGGAAGCGTTAACCGTCTTTGGCCGGCGGCAGGAGGCGCGCGCCTTTGTCAACTAA
- a CDS encoding fructose 1,6-bisphosphatase (class 3; catalyzes the formation of fructose 6-phosphate from fructose-1,6-bisphosphate) — protein sequence MNQQKLNEETKYLELLAEKYPTIRSAVTEIINYEALRQLPKGTEHFMSDLHGEHEAFTHILNNASGEIRQKVDKLYGKILNSTERAQLSTLIYYPEKKLRELKEKGIENINEWYMVTLHQLIEVCRLVSVKYSRKKVSRAIPEEYNFILNELINAEDTQREEYYEQLIQTMIEVGSAEDMIITLATVIKRLIVDQLHIVGDLFDRGQRPDIIIESLMEHHAVDIQWGNHDVLWMGAAAGSSACIAAVLFNAIKYGNLDSLETAYGINLRPLAIFAQETYDASPRFALKPQESVPSSKDLTLLSKMYQAVAILLFKLEGQLLLRHPEYKMDDRRLLERIDFAAKTIRIGDAVYPIDLDDLKTVDPKAPYELTPTEASIVDRLVTSFTNSYKLQEHIRFLYGVGSLYLVFNGNLLFHGCVPMNEDGSFMELEINQEPVSGRALFDAADTLVRQGYYGVPGSEEKANGMDFLWFLWCGRNSPLFGRDHITTFERLFIEDKATWKEDDNPYYAMINDPGFADVLLREFDLDPTVGHIINGHVPVAAQKGESPIKGGGKVIVIDGGFCKAYQPKTGIAGYTLIFDSYGMRIAAHEPFPGLEAAISNNSDILSQEEVFDAPQDRLKVGDSDVGKRLERKTQDLKKLLSAFRQGRIKQRVSDPARGNG from the coding sequence ATGAACCAACAGAAACTCAACGAAGAGACGAAGTATCTCGAACTTTTAGCGGAGAAATATCCGACGATTCGGTCGGCCGTGACCGAGATTATCAACTATGAAGCGCTTCGGCAGCTTCCCAAAGGCACCGAACATTTCATGTCCGACCTGCATGGCGAGCACGAGGCGTTTACCCATATATTGAATAACGCTTCCGGCGAAATCCGGCAGAAGGTAGACAAGCTCTACGGAAAGATCCTGAATTCGACCGAACGGGCGCAGCTGTCAACCCTGATTTACTATCCGGAAAAGAAGCTCCGCGAGCTGAAAGAAAAGGGGATCGAGAACATTAATGAATGGTACATGGTCACGCTGCACCAGCTGATTGAAGTCTGCCGCCTGGTTTCGGTTAAATATTCGCGGAAGAAGGTCAGCCGAGCGATACCGGAGGAATACAACTTTATCCTGAATGAGCTGATCAACGCGGAGGACACGCAGCGTGAGGAATACTACGAGCAGCTGATCCAGACGATGATCGAGGTCGGGAGCGCCGAGGACATGATTATCACGCTTGCGACCGTGATTAAGCGGCTCATCGTTGACCAGCTCCATATCGTCGGCGACCTTTTCGACCGCGGCCAGCGTCCCGATATTATCATCGAAAGCCTCATGGAACATCACGCGGTCGATATCCAATGGGGCAACCATGACGTTTTATGGATGGGCGCGGCGGCGGGGTCGTCCGCCTGTATCGCCGCCGTTTTGTTCAACGCGATTAAATATGGAAATCTGGACAGCCTTGAGACGGCTTATGGGATCAACCTGCGTCCGCTCGCGATTTTCGCACAGGAAACTTACGATGCCTCGCCGCGTTTTGCGCTCAAGCCGCAGGAGTCCGTTCCATCGTCGAAGGATTTGACGCTGCTGTCAAAAATGTATCAGGCGGTCGCTATCCTGCTGTTTAAACTCGAAGGCCAGCTCCTCCTTCGTCATCCTGAATATAAGATGGACGATCGGCGGCTCCTCGAACGGATCGATTTCGCGGCTAAGACGATCCGGATCGGCGACGCGGTCTATCCGATCGATCTGGACGACCTGAAAACCGTCGATCCGAAAGCGCCGTACGAACTGACGCCGACGGAAGCGTCGATTGTCGACCGGCTCGTGACCTCGTTTACGAACAGCTATAAGCTCCAGGAGCATATCCGTTTCCTGTATGGCGTCGGGTCGCTTTATCTCGTTTTCAATGGAAACCTCCTGTTCCATGGCTGCGTTCCGATGAACGAGGATGGGAGCTTCATGGAGCTGGAAATCAATCAGGAACCCGTCTCGGGGCGCGCGTTATTCGACGCCGCCGATACGCTCGTCCGGCAGGGGTATTACGGGGTCCCGGGATCGGAGGAAAAGGCGAACGGGATGGACTTCCTCTGGTTTTTATGGTGCGGACGGAATTCTCCGCTTTTCGGCCGCGATCATATCACGACGTTCGAGCGACTTTTTATCGAGGATAAGGCGACCTGGAAAGAGGACGATAATCCATATTATGCGATGATTAACGATCCCGGTTTCGCCGACGTCCTGCTCCGGGAGTTTGACCTCGATCCGACCGTAGGGCATATTATCAACGGCCACGTTCCGGTCGCGGCTCAAAAGGGCGAATCGCCGATCAAAGGCGGCGGAAAGGTCATCGTTATCGACGGCGGGTTCTGCAAGGCGTATCAGCCGAAAACCGGGATCGCCGGGTACACGCTCATTTTTGATTCCTACGGGATGCGAATCGCCGCGCATGAACCGTTCCCGGGGCTGGAGGCGGCGATCTCGAATAACAGCGATATCCTGTCGCAGGAGGAGGTCTTCGACGCTCCGCAGGACCGGCTGAAGGTTGGGGATTCCGACGTCGGAAAACGGCTCGAACGGAAGACGCAGGATTTGAAGAAGCTGCTGAGCGCGTTTCGGCAGGGCCGGATTAAGCAGCGCGTCAGCGACCCTGCGCGCGGAAACGGATAA
- a CDS encoding glucose-1-phosphate adenylyltransferase: MSSDNVLAVILGGGRGTRLFPLTQLRSKPAVPIAGQYRLIDIPISNCINSGIFKIAVLTQFNTVSLHRHITETYQFDKFHSGSVQIWAAEQRADNNDWYQGTADAVRKQLSEIIAARAEYVLILSGDHLYRCDYSKMLQYHIEKKADVTIATQPVHKDEAGRFGILKCESSGKISAFKEKPKDAAILADLVSLDDPERPYLGSMGIYLFNRDLLVGLLNSLDYSDFGKHIIPYAIDKYEVVGWTFDDYWEDIGTIRSFFDTNLMLTDDLPRFNFYDPRNPIYTYINNMPAAKVKNSNIDHALIARGSIINAASIAHSIIGLRSIIDEGSVLRDTIVMGVDEDVFEKSYKDARYFSVSLGIGKNCEISQAIIDKNARIGDNVIIRPFPEGTEFDDPDPIKKYYIRDGIVIVPKNTTIPDGTVIAP; encoded by the coding sequence ATGTCATCTGATAACGTGCTTGCCGTTATTCTCGGGGGCGGCCGTGGTACGCGTCTTTTCCCGTTAACTCAACTTCGTTCCAAACCTGCGGTGCCGATCGCCGGCCAATATCGTTTGATCGATATTCCGATCAGCAATTGCATCAATTCCGGTATTTTTAAAATTGCGGTTTTGACCCAATTTAATACCGTTTCGCTGCATCGCCATATTACCGAGACGTATCAGTTCGATAAATTCCATTCGGGGTCGGTTCAGATTTGGGCGGCGGAGCAGCGCGCTGATAATAACGACTGGTATCAGGGAACCGCCGACGCGGTTCGTAAGCAGCTCAGCGAAATTATCGCAGCCCGGGCGGAATATGTCCTGATTCTTTCAGGGGATCATCTGTACCGCTGTGACTATTCGAAAATGCTTCAGTATCATATCGAAAAGAAGGCCGACGTGACGATCGCGACGCAGCCGGTTCATAAGGACGAAGCCGGAAGGTTCGGGATTTTGAAATGCGAATCGTCCGGGAAGATTTCCGCTTTCAAAGAAAAGCCGAAGGATGCGGCGATCCTTGCCGATCTCGTCAGTCTCGACGATCCGGAACGGCCGTATCTTGGATCGATGGGGATATACCTGTTCAATCGCGATCTTCTCGTTGGGCTCCTGAATTCGCTTGATTATTCCGATTTCGGGAAGCATATCATTCCTTACGCGATCGATAAGTATGAAGTCGTCGGTTGGACGTTCGACGATTACTGGGAAGATATCGGGACGATCCGTTCGTTCTTCGATACCAACCTGATGCTCACCGACGACCTCCCACGCTTCAATTTCTACGATCCGCGTAATCCGATTTACACCTATATTAACAACATGCCGGCGGCAAAGGTCAAGAACTCGAATATCGATCATGCGCTGATCGCCCGCGGATCGATTATCAACGCTGCCAGCATTGCCCATTCAATTATCGGGCTGAGGTCAATTATCGACGAAGGGTCGGTCCTGCGCGACACGATCGTCATGGGGGTCGACGAGGACGTTTTCGAGAAGAGCTATAAAGACGCGCGCTATTTCAGCGTCTCGCTCGGGATCGGGAAAAATTGCGAAATTTCGCAGGCGATTATCGATAAAAACGCGCGGATCGGCGACAATGTCATTATCCGCCCCTTCCCGGAAGGCACCGAGTTCGACGATCCGGATCCGATTAAGAAATACTATATTCGCGACGGGATTGTGATCGTGCCGAAGAATACGACGATTCCGGACGGTACCGTTATCGCGCCGTAA
- a CDS encoding 50S ribosomal protein L19, which yields MTDILRTVESPVNENVPELFPGDQVSVHVKIKEGNRERIQEFKGVVLFTHNNGNTSTFTVRRVASNGVGVERTFLTRSPRIAKVVVERHSQVRRARLFYLRSRSGKSARLKQKF from the coding sequence ATGACGGATATTTTACGAACAGTCGAATCGCCGGTCAACGAGAACGTCCCGGAATTATTCCCGGGAGATCAGGTATCGGTTCATGTCAAAATCAAAGAAGGCAACCGCGAACGGATTCAGGAGTTCAAAGGCGTTGTCCTGTTTACCCATAACAACGGCAATACCTCCACGTTCACCGTTCGCCGCGTCGCGTCCAACGGAGTCGGCGTTGAACGAACTTTCTTAACCCGTTCGCCGCGGATCGCGAAGGTCGTCGTCGAGCGCCATAGTCAGGTTCGCCGCGCCCGCCTTTTCTATCTCCGCTCACGCAGCGGCAAGAGCGCAAGGCTAAAGCAGAAGTTTTAA